CGATGATGTCATAATCCACAGTATGGAGTGGAATGACCATGTGGAAAGCCTTCGGGAGGTTTTCCATAACCTTCGGAAAGCTAAGCTGACAGTTAGACCATTAAAATGTGAGCTGGGAGCATCCGAAACTAAGGTACTTGGACATATTGTTGGACAAGGTCAGGTAAAGCCATAACCTGACAAGGTTAGTGTCATGAAAGAATATCCACTGCCCATCACAAAGAAAGATATCAGAAGGTTTTTGGGAATGACATCCTACTACCGGAAATTCATCAAAAACTTCGCCGAAATTTCCGCTAGTTTGACTGATTTGTTGAGAAAGAATTGCCCAAACAAAGTTCATTGGACTGATAAAAGTGTACAAGATTTCAAAGCACTGAAAGACGCATTGACCAATGCACCTGTGTTGATCAATCCAGACTTCAGTAAGAAATTTGTGTTGCAGACTGATGCAAGTGATCATGCTCTTGGAGTTGTATTGTGTTAAATCCAAGCAGGTGACGAACACCCAGTGGCATTTATGTCCAGGAAGTTATTGCCACGAGAGCGAAACTACGCCACAATTGAGAAGGAGTGTTTGGCAATTGTATGGGGAGTAGAATCCCTATCATATTACTTGGCGGGAACACCATTTACCATCCAAACTAACCACAATCCGCTTGTGTGGTTAAACAACTTGAAGGCGAAGAATCAGCGCTTGTTAAGATGGTCACTGATCCTGCAAGCATACGAGTTCATCATAGAATACACGAAAGGAACTGATAATGGAAATGCAGACAGTCTGTCAAGAATCTACTAGTTGTGAAAAGTGTTGACTATCCCGCATGTGAAAAGTGTTAACTATCcagcatgtgaaatgtttgacagtctagcatgtgaaaaggaaaataatgaacagtgataaacaatattttcaattgGATA
Above is a genomic segment from Gigantopelta aegis isolate Gae_Host chromosome 7, Gae_host_genome, whole genome shotgun sequence containing:
- the LOC121378083 gene encoding uncharacterized mitochondrial protein AtMg00860-like, which encodes MKEYPLPITKKDIRRFLGMTSYYRKFIKNFAEISASLTDLLRKNCPNKVHWTDKSVQDFKALKDALTNAPVLINPDFSKKFVLQTDAKQFVKTVANYTLEGLPSADMWLSITADQAGTSALTVDECC